In the Sus scrofa isolate TJ Tabasco breed Duroc chromosome 7, Sscrofa11.1, whole genome shotgun sequence genome, one interval contains:
- the LOC100153886 gene encoding olfactory receptor 11H6-like, with product MNASGVNKVTEFILLSFPCSREVQVLLFVLFFVSYILTLMGNGAIVCAVKLDHRLHTPMYTLLANFSFLEICYVNTTVPNMLRNFLSETKTISFTACFLQFYFFFSMGTTETFLLPLLAFDRYLAICRPLHYPTIMSSHLCMNLVVLCWVTAFLCYPVPIYLITQLPFCGPNTIDHFVCDPGPLLALSCIPAPGIELSCSILSSLIIFITFFFILGSYTLVLRAVLRVPSAAGRRKAFSTCGSHLAVVSLFYGTLMVMYISPTSGNPAGIQKIVTLLYSSVTPLVNPLIYSLRNKDMKAALRKIQMCTKISQSK from the coding sequence ATGAATGCGTCAGGAGTCAACAAAGTGACTGAATTCATACTCCTGAGTTTTCCCTGCTCTAGAGAGGTTCAGGTCCTCCTCTTTGTGCTGTTCTTTGTGTCCTACATCCTGACACTGATGGGGAACGGGGCCATTGTCTGTGCAGTGAAGCTGGATCACAgactccacacccccatgtacacGCTGTTGGCCAACTTCTCATTCCTAGAGATCTGTTACGTCAACACCACCGTTCCCAATATGTTAAGGAACTTTCTCTCTGAGACCAAAACCATCTCTTTCACTGCCTGCTTCctccagttttacttcttcttctctATGGGCACAACTGAGACCTTCTTACTGCCCCTCCTGGCTTTTGATCGGTACCTGGCCATCTGCCGACCTCTCCACTATCCTACCATCATGAGCAGCCATCTCTGCATGAACTTGGTGGTCCTCTGCTGGGTAACAGCCTTCCTCTGCTATCCAGTCCCTATATATCTTATCACACAACTTCCCTTTTGTGGCCCCAATACCATTGACCACTTTGTCTGTGACCCTGGTCCTTTACTGGCCCTCTCTTGCATCCCTGCCCCTGGAATTGAGCTCTCCTGTTCCATATTGAGCTCTCTTATTATCTTCATCACTTTTTTCTTCATCCTTGGGTCTTACACCCTGGTTCTCAGAGCAGTGTTGCGTGTCCCTTCAGCAGCTGGCAGACgtaaggccttctccacctgtggttCCCACCTGGCTGTAGTGTCTCTGTTCTATGGAACCCTCATGGTGATGTACATCAGCCCAACCTCTGGAAATCCAGCTGGGATACAGAAGATTGTCACCTTGTTGTACTCATCAGTGACGCCACTTGTAAACCCTCTGATCTACAGTCTCCGGAACAAGGACATGAAGGCTGCCTTGAGAAAAATTCAGATGTGCACAAAAATTAGTCAGAGTAAGTGA